A single window of Zea mays cultivar B73 chromosome 10, Zm-B73-REFERENCE-NAM-5.0, whole genome shotgun sequence DNA harbors:
- the LOC100273977 gene encoding Protection of telomeres protein 1b codes for MEEAPTREPKRLRQDAAVTSAAAAAEEPQYVYLPIADAMKVPGVRVCLFAVVSEIGITDRSRGTDFTLRLRIVDQSCMDGISVTVFADKTTLLPCVKSSGDVISLHNVMITMHGEFFVSFNKEVSSFALFESKVAECSPYQTSVKYHGSKHDKELLTQMRTWLAYNPLGLKDFELQLRSLKSDSTFDLVCKVVHVHEDNDKLIFYVWDGTDTPAVEFQATLDPKAVESPPLFEGPPLPREVLCTMPIIGTVLRIFSDMPIKEVSHMQNRVYWARFCNITCKEEFGIWKGILLASSKVRLLSHEDGSVVDRRKMYAIRKANQVLCQPMASFPSNVTVLSDVEYEEEWHSTLMQSLTHKEVTHKLKTLARVVGAYPCQASGLRLLSTGNIHLRLTLEDPTARIHAYVHKNYLVQFFGGFLTEEAITKKMNKLLGIPEPEDSEEGAPLTRNPPWIWCCLTSFYMDKNNPWDSRKYRIFATEMRD; via the exons ATGGAGGAGGCACCAACGAGGGAGCCGAAGAGGCTGCGCCAGGACGCCGCGGTTACTTCCGCCGCGGCGGCGGCTGAGGAGCCTCAGTACGTGTACCTGCCTATCGCCGACGCCATGAAGGTTCCCGGCGTCCGGGTTTGCCTCTTCGCCGTTGTCTCCGAGATCGGCATCACCGACCGCAGCCGTGGCACGG ATTTCACTCTTAGGTTGAGGATTGTGGATCAATCATGCATGGATGGAATCTCTGTAACAGTTTTTGCTGACAAAACTACTCTATTGCCTTGTGTCAAGTCAAGTGGAGATGTGATCAGTCTCCATAACGTCATG ATAACGATGCATGGGGAGTTCTTTGTTTCATTTAACAAAGAAGTTTCTTCATTTGCGCTATTTGAAAGCAAAGTAGCTGAGTGCAGCCCATATCAGACTTCTGTGAAATATCATGGCAGCAAACATGACAAAGAACTTTTAACCCAGATGAGAACGTGGCTTGCATATAATCCTCTAG GTCTGAAAGATTTTGAATTGCAGTTAAGAAGTTTAAAATCTGATTCTACTTTTGATCTAGTATGCAAG GTTGTTCATGTCCATGAAGATAACGACAAATTGATATTTTATGTTTGGGATGGAACTGATACCCCTGCTGTTGAGTTTCAGGCAAC TTTGGATCCAAAGGCAGTTGAATCACCCCCTCTATTTGAAGGGCCACCTCTACCCAGGGAGGTTTTGTGCACAATGCCAATTATCGGAACTGTTTTGAGGATTTTTTCAGATATGCCTATCAAGGAAGTATCCCACATGCAAAATAGGGTTTATTGGGCCAGATTCTGTAACATTACTTGCAAGGAAGAGTTTGGCATTTGGAAAGGCATTTTGCTGGCCTCTAGTAAAGTTCGGCTTTTATCTCATGAAGATGGTAGCGTTGTTGATCGTCGAAA GATGTATGCCATTCGTAAGGCCAACCAAGTTCTCTGCCAGCCGATGGCAAGCTTTCCCTCTAATGTTACTG TTCTATCAGATGTAGAATATGAGGAAGAATGGCACTCAACGTTAATGCAGTCTTTAACTCATAAAGAG GTGACACACAAACTCAAAACCTTGGCCCGTGTTGTGGGAGCGTATCCATGTCAAGCTAGTGGTCTCCGTTTGCTGTCAACTGGTAACATTCATCTGCGGTTGACTCTTGAGGATCCTACAGCGAGAATTCATGCGTACGTCCATAAGAATTATCTG GTCCAATTCTTCGGTGGTTTTCTGACAGAAGAAGCGATAACAAAGAAGATGAACAAGCTACTTGGTATCCCAGAACCAGAGGACAGCGAGGAAGGTGCCCCCTTGACTAGGAATCCACCTTGGATATGGTGCTGCTTGACATCATTCTATATGGACAAAAACAATCCCTGGGACAGCAGAAAGTACCGAATCTTTGCCACAGAGATGAGGGATTGA
- the LOC100273977 gene encoding protection of telomeres protein 1b isoform X1 has protein sequence MEEAPTREPKRLRQDAAVTSAAAAAEEPQYVYLPIADAMKVPGVRVCLFAVVSEIGITDRSRGTDFTLRLRIVDQSCMDGISVTVFADKTTLLPCVKSSGDVISLHNVMITMHGEFFVSFNKEVSSFALFESKVAECSPYQTSVKYHGSKHDKELLTQMRTWLAYNPLGLKDFELQLRSLKSDSTFDLVCKVVHVHEDNDKLIFYVWDGTDTPAVEFQATLDPKAVESPPLFEGPPLPREVLCTMPIIGTVLRIFSDMPIKEVSHMQNRVYWARFCNITCKEEFGIWKGILLASSKVRLLSHEDGSVVDRRKMYAIRKANQVLCQPMASFPSNVTDVEYEEEWHSTLMQSLTHKEVTHKLKTLARVVGAYPCQASGLRLLSTGNIHLRLTLEDPTARIHAYVHKNYLVQFFGGFLTEEAITKKMNKLLGIPEPEDSEEGAPLTRNPPWIWCCLTSFYMDKNNPWDSRKYRIFATEMRD, from the exons ATGGAGGAGGCACCAACGAGGGAGCCGAAGAGGCTGCGCCAGGACGCCGCGGTTACTTCCGCCGCGGCGGCGGCTGAGGAGCCTCAGTACGTGTACCTGCCTATCGCCGACGCCATGAAGGTTCCCGGCGTCCGGGTTTGCCTCTTCGCCGTTGTCTCCGAGATCGGCATCACCGACCGCAGCCGTGGCACGG ATTTCACTCTTAGGTTGAGGATTGTGGATCAATCATGCATGGATGGAATCTCTGTAACAGTTTTTGCTGACAAAACTACTCTATTGCCTTGTGTCAAGTCAAGTGGAGATGTGATCAGTCTCCATAACGTCATG ATAACGATGCATGGGGAGTTCTTTGTTTCATTTAACAAAGAAGTTTCTTCATTTGCGCTATTTGAAAGCAAAGTAGCTGAGTGCAGCCCATATCAGACTTCTGTGAAATATCATGGCAGCAAACATGACAAAGAACTTTTAACCCAGATGAGAACGTGGCTTGCATATAATCCTCTAG GTCTGAAAGATTTTGAATTGCAGTTAAGAAGTTTAAAATCTGATTCTACTTTTGATCTAGTATGCAAG GTTGTTCATGTCCATGAAGATAACGACAAATTGATATTTTATGTTTGGGATGGAACTGATACCCCTGCTGTTGAGTTTCAGGCAAC TTTGGATCCAAAGGCAGTTGAATCACCCCCTCTATTTGAAGGGCCACCTCTACCCAGGGAGGTTTTGTGCACAATGCCAATTATCGGAACTGTTTTGAGGATTTTTTCAGATATGCCTATCAAGGAAGTATCCCACATGCAAAATAGGGTTTATTGGGCCAGATTCTGTAACATTACTTGCAAGGAAGAGTTTGGCATTTGGAAAGGCATTTTGCTGGCCTCTAGTAAAGTTCGGCTTTTATCTCATGAAGATGGTAGCGTTGTTGATCGTCGAAA GATGTATGCCATTCGTAAGGCCAACCAAGTTCTCTGCCAGCCGATGGCAAGCTTTCCCTCTAATGTTACTG ATGTAGAATATGAGGAAGAATGGCACTCAACGTTAATGCAGTCTTTAACTCATAAAGAG GTGACACACAAACTCAAAACCTTGGCCCGTGTTGTGGGAGCGTATCCATGTCAAGCTAGTGGTCTCCGTTTGCTGTCAACTGGTAACATTCATCTGCGGTTGACTCTTGAGGATCCTACAGCGAGAATTCATGCGTACGTCCATAAGAATTATCTG GTCCAATTCTTCGGTGGTTTTCTGACAGAAGAAGCGATAACAAAGAAGATGAACAAGCTACTTGGTATCCCAGAACCAGAGGACAGCGAGGAAGGTGCCCCCTTGACTAGGAATCCACCTTGGATATGGTGCTGCTTGACATCATTCTATATGGACAAAAACAATCCCTGGGACAGCAGAAAGTACCGAATCTTTGCCACAGAGATGAGGGATTGA